In the Flavisolibacter tropicus genome, one interval contains:
- a CDS encoding TrmH family RNA methyltransferase, which produces MTSERRSKIEKVLSKRQNDLTVVLENVFDPHNISAVMRSCDAVGIQEIFVLTTKIARHEKWGPRSSSSAAKWLTVHQYTDADECFHNIRQRYDRILTTHLSSDAVSLYDTDLTQRIALVFGNEHAGVSDEIRAMADGNFIIPQVGMIQSLNISVACAVSVYEAFRQKLVKGHYDSQKIQGAEYNTLSNQWGIEHENSL; this is translated from the coding sequence ATGACAAGCGAACGCAGATCCAAAATAGAAAAGGTACTTTCTAAAAGACAAAACGACCTTACTGTTGTATTGGAAAATGTCTTTGATCCTCATAATATCTCAGCTGTCATGCGGAGCTGCGATGCTGTTGGTATCCAGGAGATATTTGTTTTAACCACTAAGATCGCACGGCATGAAAAATGGGGCCCGCGTAGCAGTAGCAGTGCAGCCAAATGGTTAACCGTCCACCAATATACAGATGCAGACGAATGCTTTCATAATATTCGTCAACGCTATGATCGTATTTTAACAACACATCTTTCATCAGATGCTGTAAGTTTATATGACACAGATCTAACGCAACGCATAGCACTTGTTTTTGGTAATGAACATGCAGGAGTTAGTGACGAAATACGCGCCATGGCAGATGGTAACTTTATTATTCCTCAGGTGGGTATGATCCAATCGCTTAATATAAGTGTAGCCTGCGCCGTTAGTGTGTATGAAGCTTTTCGCCAAAAATTGGTAAAAGGACATTACGATAGCCAAAAGATTCAGGGAGCTGAATATAATACCTTAAGTAACCAATGGGGAATAGAACATGAAAACAGTCTTTAA
- a CDS encoding D-sedoheptulose-7-phosphate isomerase, with product MKKIQDIIADSISVKQQILENEQLINTTATIADIITEALKNGNRIYFCGNGGSAADAQHLAAEFSGRFYTDRKALPAEALHCNTSYLTAVANDYSYDVVYARLIDGLANKGDVLVGLSTSGNSANIVKAFEVAREKGVHTVGFTGLGGGVMNSLSDYLLNIPSTDTPRIQESHIMLGHIICQLVEENYFAEV from the coding sequence ATGAAGAAGATTCAAGACATTATAGCTGACTCTATTTCTGTTAAACAACAAATACTGGAAAATGAGCAGTTGATCAATACGACAGCTACTATTGCCGATATAATCACAGAAGCTTTAAAGAACGGCAACCGAATCTATTTCTGTGGCAATGGTGGCAGTGCCGCTGACGCACAACACTTGGCTGCGGAGTTTTCCGGCCGCTTTTATACCGACCGTAAAGCTTTGCCAGCAGAAGCACTACACTGCAACACCTCCTATTTAACAGCAGTGGCAAATGACTACAGTTACGATGTAGTATATGCGCGTTTAATCGATGGCCTTGCCAATAAAGGTGATGTGTTGGTTGGTCTTTCTACTTCAGGCAACTCAGCTAACATCGTAAAAGCGTTTGAAGTTGCCCGTGAGAAGGGCGTACATACCGTTGGGTTCACAGGATTGGGCGGAGGTGTCATGAATAGCCTCTCCGATTATTTGCTGAATATCCCATCTACAGATACCCCACGCATCCAGGAAAGCCATATTATGCTGGGCCATATTATCTGCCAACTGGTAGAAGAAAATTACTTTGCAGAAGTATAG
- a CDS encoding dehydrogenase — protein sequence MIYRSKAPLRIGLAGGGTDVSPYSDLYGGTILNATISLYAHATIEPLTEDQIILEASDRQEIQTFDRSNELPINGQLDLLKGVYNAIQADYGTIKCGFKLNTFVDAPAGSGLGTSSTLVVAIIGAFAEMMRLPLGEYDIAHYAYDIERNRLKLAGGKQDQYAATFGGVNFMEFYGEDKVIVNPLRIKEQYLFELENNLLLYYTSTSRESARIIEQQAKNVVAKKETSIEAMHQLKQQAQMMKEALLKGKLNEFGEILDYGYQQKRKMAEGISNSLMEEIYETAKQAGATGGKISGAGGGGFMIFYCPGNTKYSVIKSLERFGGQHKNYQFVEHGLKTWTI from the coding sequence ATGATTTACCGTAGTAAAGCCCCTTTACGTATTGGTCTAGCCGGTGGCGGTACAGATGTTAGCCCCTACAGCGATCTATACGGCGGCACCATTTTGAACGCTACAATCTCACTATACGCACATGCTACTATTGAGCCTTTAACTGAAGACCAAATAATTCTGGAAGCATCGGATAGACAGGAAATACAAACATTTGACCGTTCAAATGAACTTCCTATCAATGGTCAATTAGACCTTTTGAAAGGCGTATATAATGCTATTCAAGCTGACTATGGCACCATTAAATGCGGCTTTAAATTAAACACCTTTGTAGATGCCCCAGCAGGATCAGGTTTGGGAACGTCTTCTACCCTTGTAGTGGCTATAATTGGTGCCTTTGCTGAAATGATGCGCCTCCCGCTTGGAGAATATGATATTGCACATTATGCATATGATATTGAACGTAACCGGTTAAAGCTAGCGGGGGGTAAACAAGACCAATATGCAGCAACGTTTGGCGGGGTCAACTTCATGGAGTTTTATGGAGAAGACAAAGTGATCGTAAACCCATTACGCATTAAAGAGCAATATCTCTTTGAGTTAGAAAACAACCTGCTTTTATATTATACATCTACAAGCCGCGAATCTGCCCGCATTATAGAACAGCAAGCTAAGAATGTGGTAGCCAAAAAAGAAACTTCTATTGAAGCTATGCATCAATTAAAGCAGCAAGCCCAAATGATGAAAGAAGCTCTTCTTAAAGGGAAGCTGAATGAATTCGGAGAAATTCTGGACTACGGCTATCAGCAAAAAAGAAAGATGGCAGAAGGTATTTCCAATTCTCTAATGGAAGAAATTTATGAAACAGCTAAGCAAGCCGGTGCTACGGGTGGTAAAATATCAGGTGCTGGTGGTGGTGGCTTTATGATCTTCTATTGCCCGGGCAATACTAAATACAGTGTGATCAAAAGCTTGGAACGCTTTGGAGGCCAACACAAAAACTATCAGTTTGTAGAACATGGTCTAAAAACCTGGACCATTTAG
- a CDS encoding glycosyltransferase family 2 protein, translating into MDLSIVVPLYNEEESLPELCDWIKLVCTQNNYSYEVVLVDDGSTDDSWTVVERLRAANPNIKGIKFQRNYGKSAALNEGFKAAQGDVVITMDADLQDSPDEIPELRRMILEDGFDLVSGWKKKRYDNKFTKNLPSKLFNAATRKASKIYLHDFNCGLKAYRKKVIKSVEVYGEMHRYIPVLAKWAGFRKIGEKVVEHRARKYGVTKFGWERFVNGFLDLASIMFVGKFSKRPMHFFGLWGTLFFVIGLLNTLYLIVSKIFFPDSYSLTNKPAFYLALVAILIGVQLFLAGFVSELVARNAPGRNSYLIEEKLGV; encoded by the coding sequence ATGGATCTTTCAATTGTAGTTCCGCTTTATAATGAAGAAGAGTCGCTCCCCGAATTGTGCGACTGGATCAAACTTGTCTGTACTCAAAACAATTACAGCTATGAAGTGGTTCTGGTTGACGATGGCAGCACAGACGATTCATGGACAGTTGTTGAACGATTAAGAGCAGCTAATCCAAATATCAAAGGCATTAAGTTCCAACGTAACTATGGTAAATCAGCAGCACTCAACGAAGGCTTTAAAGCAGCCCAAGGTGATGTTGTCATTACAATGGATGCTGATTTACAGGACAGCCCAGATGAAATTCCTGAACTGAGAAGAATGATTCTGGAAGATGGCTTTGACTTGGTTAGCGGCTGGAAGAAAAAGCGCTACGACAATAAGTTTACCAAAAACCTGCCTTCAAAACTTTTTAACGCCGCTACACGAAAAGCTTCTAAAATATACTTGCACGACTTTAATTGCGGCTTAAAAGCATACCGCAAAAAAGTAATAAAAAGCGTTGAAGTGTATGGTGAAATGCACCGCTATATACCAGTATTGGCAAAATGGGCTGGCTTCCGGAAGATCGGTGAAAAGGTCGTTGAACACAGAGCCCGCAAATATGGAGTTACAAAGTTTGGTTGGGAACGTTTTGTAAACGGCTTCCTGGACCTGGCTTCCATTATGTTTGTAGGTAAGTTCTCAAAACGCCCAATGCATTTCTTTGGTTTATGGGGCACCCTATTTTTCGTGATCGGTTTATTAAATACTTTATATCTCATTGTATCAAAGATATTTTTCCCTGACTCGTATTCATTAACCAACAAACCTGCGTTTTACCTTGCTTTAGTAGCAATTCTCATTGGTGTTCAGCTTTTTTTGGCAGGGTTTGTTTCTGAATTGGTGGCTCGTAATGCCCCTGGCCGCAACTCCTATTTAATAGAAGAAAAGCTAGGAGTTTAA
- a CDS encoding dihydroorotase → MNILLRQATIIDPSSPFHLQKADILIANSIFQQIESTITTQADYVIDLNGSFISPGWVETFTDACDPGFEYKETIESATLAAAHGGFTDLMILPNTLPVVHTKAGVEYLVQKGKQSPVHIHPIAAVTKNIEGKELAEMYDMAGSGAVAFSDGSKSIQDAGLLLKALQYVKAIDKTIIQLPEDKSFNPHGLMNEGIISTQLGLPGKPAIAEELMVARDIELVKYTGSKLHFTGISSKKSVELIKQAKAENLSVTCSVTPYHLCFIDEDLSSYDTNLKVNPPLRTAADRKALQEAVLDGTIDCIAVHHIPEDIDHKITEFEYARYGMIGLQTAFAVVQKTMPQLAPEKLVSLFAIQPRNIFGLESASIQIGSTACCSLFSLDQEWAFEKDKNQSKSSNSPFFDNRFNAKPLGIINKGNLILNN, encoded by the coding sequence ATGAACATTCTATTAAGGCAAGCAACAATCATTGACCCCTCCTCGCCTTTTCATTTACAGAAAGCTGATATACTTATTGCAAATAGTATTTTTCAGCAAATTGAATCAACCATTACAACACAGGCTGACTATGTAATTGATTTAAACGGCTCCTTTATTTCGCCAGGCTGGGTTGAAACATTTACAGATGCCTGCGATCCTGGTTTTGAATATAAAGAAACTATAGAATCTGCAACGCTTGCTGCAGCACATGGAGGTTTTACCGATCTGATGATACTGCCAAACACTTTGCCTGTTGTTCATACAAAGGCAGGAGTTGAGTATTTAGTTCAAAAAGGAAAACAATCTCCCGTTCATATTCATCCAATTGCTGCAGTTACCAAAAACATAGAGGGCAAGGAATTAGCTGAAATGTACGATATGGCCGGAAGCGGAGCTGTAGCTTTTAGCGATGGTTCAAAAAGTATTCAAGATGCAGGTCTGCTGCTAAAAGCGCTACAATATGTAAAAGCTATTGACAAAACCATCATTCAACTGCCGGAAGATAAATCCTTTAACCCTCATGGCTTGATGAATGAAGGCATTATTTCAACTCAGTTGGGCTTACCAGGTAAACCAGCAATAGCTGAAGAGTTAATGGTTGCTCGAGATATTGAATTGGTGAAGTATACAGGTTCAAAGCTGCATTTTACAGGTATTTCGTCAAAAAAATCAGTAGAATTGATCAAACAGGCTAAAGCAGAGAATCTCTCTGTAACCTGTTCAGTTACACCTTATCACTTGTGTTTTATTGATGAGGATTTAAGCAGTTATGATACCAATTTAAAAGTAAATCCGCCTTTACGTACCGCCGCTGATAGAAAAGCATTACAAGAGGCAGTATTAGATGGAACTATTGATTGTATCGCGGTTCACCACATTCCTGAAGATATTGACCATAAAATAACAGAATTCGAATACGCTCGTTATGGCATGATTGGGTTACAAACAGCTTTTGCTGTAGTACAGAAAACAATGCCTCAGTTAGCACCAGAAAAGTTGGTATCGTTATTTGCTATTCAACCTAGGAATATTTTTGGTTTAGAATCTGCTTCTATACAAATTGGTAGCACCGCTTGCTGCAGTCTATTTTCACTGGATCAGGAATGGGCCTTTGAAAAAGACAAGAACCAGTCAAAGTCTTCAAATTCACCATTTTTTGATAACCGCTTCAATGCTAAGCCTTTAGGGATAATTAACAAAGGCAACCTAATTTTGAATAATTGA
- a CDS encoding glycosyltransferase has translation MQRIVIIGPAYPLRGGLATFNQRLALEFIKEGHSCELVSFSLQYPSILFPGKTQYSEEPAPTGLTIHSIINSISPTNWLKVGKRLRNERPDFIIVRFWIPFMGPALGTILRQVKKNRHTKVICIADNVIPHEHRPGDRTFTRYFLKACDGFITMSEKVMSDLRQFENNKPAQLVQHPLYDNFGEKISKEEARSYLKLSTSDKIILFFGFIRKYKGLDLALQAMTDNRIKEAGIKLMIAGEFYEDEKPYLQIIKDNHLEETVILKNQFIQDQEVKYYLCAADMVVQPYRNATQSGVTPLAYHFEKPMVVTNVGGLPDLVPDHKVGLVCEPQPKSIADAILEYYQLGEDYFIPHLRTEKQKYAWTNLTKAIKELVDSIPTK, from the coding sequence ATGCAAAGGATTGTGATCATAGGTCCTGCGTATCCTTTACGCGGTGGTTTAGCTACGTTCAACCAACGACTGGCTCTGGAATTTATTAAGGAAGGACACTCCTGCGAGTTAGTTTCCTTTTCCTTACAATACCCTTCTATACTTTTTCCTGGAAAAACACAGTATAGCGAGGAGCCAGCGCCAACAGGCCTCACAATCCACTCAATTATTAACTCCATTTCTCCTACCAATTGGTTAAAGGTGGGTAAAAGACTTCGCAACGAACGCCCCGACTTCATTATCGTTCGTTTTTGGATACCGTTTATGGGACCAGCCTTAGGCACCATTTTAAGACAGGTGAAGAAGAATCGTCACACTAAGGTGATTTGTATTGCAGACAATGTAATACCTCACGAACATCGGCCCGGAGATCGAACCTTCACAAGGTATTTCTTAAAAGCCTGTGATGGCTTTATAACCATGAGTGAAAAGGTGATGAGCGACCTGCGTCAGTTTGAAAATAACAAACCGGCACAATTGGTCCAGCACCCGCTATATGACAACTTTGGTGAAAAGATCAGCAAAGAAGAAGCTCGTTCCTATTTGAAACTTTCAACTTCCGATAAGATTATTTTATTCTTTGGTTTCATTCGCAAATACAAAGGACTCGACTTGGCGCTACAGGCCATGACGGACAATCGCATTAAAGAGGCAGGTATCAAACTAATGATTGCCGGCGAGTTTTATGAAGATGAAAAACCCTACCTGCAAATAATAAAGGATAACCATCTGGAAGAAACGGTAATCTTGAAGAACCAATTCATTCAAGATCAGGAAGTAAAATACTACTTATGCGCAGCCGATATGGTCGTTCAGCCATACCGCAACGCTACACAAAGTGGCGTAACACCTCTTGCCTATCATTTTGAAAAACCAATGGTCGTTACCAATGTAGGTGGACTTCCCGATTTAGTACCAGATCATAAAGTAGGATTAGTTTGCGAACCCCAGCCTAAATCCATTGCAGACGCCATTCTGGAGTACTACCAATTAGGCGAAGATTATTTTATTCCGCATCTTCGCACCGAAAAGCAGAAATACGCTTGGACAAACCTAACGAAAGCAATTAAGGAACTGGTAGACTCAATCCCTACTAAGTGA
- a CDS encoding thioredoxin family protein gives MKKLLFSLLAVSALGITAFTTLIELPIGADLPKADVKMKDISGKEISLKEAIKKNGLLVMFSCNTCPYVIKNQQRTVEISNYALKNDIGVILINSNEGQRNDDDSFKAMQNYAKEQGYKWFYTIDKNSELADAFGANRTPETFLFNKEGKLVYHGAIDDNPSDGNAVTRKHLKEAIDEALSGKNISVQTSRSVGCTIKRL, from the coding sequence ATGAAAAAATTGCTTTTTTCTTTGTTAGCTGTATCAGCTCTTGGTATTACGGCATTTACTACATTGATAGAGCTCCCCATTGGAGCAGATTTGCCCAAAGCAGATGTAAAAATGAAAGACATTAGTGGCAAAGAAATCAGTTTAAAAGAGGCCATAAAGAAAAATGGTCTTCTAGTTATGTTTAGTTGCAATACTTGTCCTTATGTAATTAAGAACCAACAGCGTACTGTAGAGATCAGCAACTATGCCCTTAAGAATGATATTGGCGTTATATTGATCAATTCTAATGAAGGGCAAAGAAATGATGACGACTCGTTTAAAGCCATGCAAAATTATGCAAAAGAGCAGGGTTACAAGTGGTTCTATACCATAGATAAAAACTCAGAATTGGCAGACGCTTTTGGTGCCAACCGTACACCTGAAACATTTTTGTTCAATAAAGAAGGAAAGTTAGTTTATCATGGCGCAATTGATGACAACCCCTCTGATGGTAATGCTGTAACTCGCAAACATTTAAAAGAAGCTATTGACGAAGCACTAAGTGGCAAAAACATTTCAGTTCAAACTTCCCGATCTGTTGGATGCACTATAAAAAGACTCTAA
- a CDS encoding YihY/virulence factor BrkB family protein, with the protein MAIKQQLKKRFISSAPIQSIIAQSKKVYVPGFGLHTIHDIWPPFIKQLRKGSLFERAAAISFNVFMAIPPTLLFIFTLIPYLPISKQFINELFGLIRDIVPGEKNNSVIISFLNDFLNQPRNDLLSFGLLLALLFSSNAMMGILRSFDKNYFGFIERSGLKRRRTALELTLIVFVLGFVCILLLIAQGAVLKWLGVENEWVRAVIHNFRWVIILLLVFYSISFIYRHGPSITHKWPFVTPGSVFATTLLLFATVLVTFWVNNFSNYNKVYGSIGAVFILMSLIYVYALVVLIGFELNVTITSLSNKEN; encoded by the coding sequence ATGGCCATAAAACAACAACTCAAAAAACGTTTTATTAGTTCTGCGCCGATTCAAAGTATCATTGCGCAGAGCAAAAAGGTATATGTGCCTGGCTTTGGCTTACATACTATACACGACATATGGCCTCCATTCATCAAGCAATTGCGTAAGGGAAGTCTTTTCGAAAGAGCAGCAGCCATTTCCTTTAATGTGTTTATGGCCATCCCTCCTACGTTGCTCTTTATTTTTACTTTAATACCCTATTTGCCCATTTCAAAGCAGTTCATTAATGAACTTTTTGGTCTTATACGCGATATTGTTCCAGGAGAAAAGAACAACTCCGTAATCATTAGTTTCTTAAACGACTTTTTAAACCAACCCCGGAATGATTTATTGTCGTTCGGTTTGTTATTAGCGTTACTTTTCTCAAGCAATGCGATGATGGGAATACTAAGGTCATTTGACAAGAACTACTTTGGCTTTATAGAGCGTAGTGGCTTAAAGAGAAGGAGAACTGCGCTAGAACTTACATTGATTGTCTTTGTTTTAGGCTTCGTTTGCATACTATTATTGATAGCACAAGGAGCTGTTTTGAAATGGCTTGGAGTTGAAAACGAATGGGTCCGAGCTGTCATCCATAATTTCAGATGGGTGATAATTTTATTGCTGGTTTTTTATAGCATCTCATTTATTTACCGGCATGGGCCATCAATCACACATAAATGGCCTTTTGTAACTCCCGGCTCTGTATTTGCTACCACACTCCTATTATTTGCAACAGTTTTAGTTACCTTTTGGGTAAACAATTTCAGCAACTACAATAAAGTTTATGGCTCTATTGGTGCAGTCTTTATTCTTATGTCCCTTATCTATGTTTATGCCTTAGTAGTACTTATTGGTTTTGAGTTAAATGTGACAATAACATCATTAAGCAATAAAGAAAATTAG
- a CDS encoding HAD-IIIA family hydrolase yields the protein MIEAIVLAGGLGTRLREAVPDLPKCMAPVAGKPFLSHVIDALRMQGVERFIFSLGYMAEVIEKYLQEHYPTLSYTVALEEEPLGTGGAIQLAIQQAQTENILVANGDTLFRIQAKELFAVHEKNKAECTLALKPMLNFERYGVVEIENSNKIISFKEKQFYKEGLINGGIYLVNKTALLSRNLPTKFSFEKDYLEEFCSEGKFYAAIQEGYFIDIGIPEDYNKAQSDLKSIPLDLKKVDKSWTLFLDRDGVINDEIVGNYVLNWDGFKFSPGVLKALKILSEKVGTIVVISNQRGIGKGLMSEEDLADIHQKLLAEVKATGGRIDHFFYCTEKDNTCFNRKPNPGMALQAATQFPQIDLFKTIMVGNKPSDMRFGRAAGIYNVFITSTNPNEPFPHPDIDLRFNSLLDFALAL from the coding sequence ATGATAGAAGCAATAGTTTTAGCCGGCGGCCTTGGTACTAGATTACGTGAAGCAGTACCTGATTTACCTAAATGCATGGCACCAGTAGCAGGAAAGCCATTCCTATCTCATGTTATTGATGCACTGCGTATGCAAGGCGTTGAGCGTTTCATCTTTTCGTTAGGTTATATGGCCGAGGTTATTGAAAAATACCTACAAGAGCATTATCCTACTTTATCTTATACTGTTGCATTAGAAGAAGAACCATTAGGTACCGGCGGCGCTATTCAATTGGCTATTCAACAAGCGCAAACAGAAAATATTCTCGTTGCCAATGGCGACACATTGTTCCGTATACAGGCAAAAGAGTTATTTGCCGTACATGAGAAGAATAAGGCTGAATGCACCTTAGCATTGAAGCCAATGCTAAACTTCGAACGCTATGGCGTTGTAGAAATAGAGAATTCGAATAAAATCATCTCTTTTAAAGAGAAACAATTTTATAAAGAAGGCTTGATCAATGGTGGTATTTATCTTGTAAACAAAACAGCATTATTAAGCCGAAACTTACCAACCAAATTTTCCTTCGAAAAGGACTACCTCGAAGAATTCTGCTCAGAGGGTAAATTCTATGCAGCCATTCAAGAAGGCTACTTTATTGATATCGGTATACCTGAAGATTACAACAAGGCCCAGTCTGATCTGAAATCCATTCCACTAGACTTAAAGAAAGTAGACAAATCATGGACTTTGTTCTTGGATCGTGATGGCGTTATAAATGATGAAATTGTTGGGAACTATGTTCTTAACTGGGATGGGTTTAAATTCAGTCCCGGCGTTTTAAAAGCCTTAAAAATTCTGAGTGAAAAGGTCGGAACTATAGTAGTCATAAGCAACCAACGAGGCATCGGTAAAGGTTTAATGTCAGAAGAAGACCTGGCAGATATTCACCAAAAACTACTGGCAGAGGTAAAAGCCACTGGTGGCCGCATCGACCATTTTTTCTATTGTACCGAAAAAGACAACACCTGCTTTAACCGCAAACCTAATCCCGGTATGGCCCTTCAGGCTGCCACCCAATTCCCTCAAATTGACCTCTTCAAAACCATTATGGTCGGTAACAAACCCAGCGACATGCGTTTTGGAAGAGCCGCAGGCATTTATAATGTCTTTATTACTTCTACTAACCCAAACGAACCTTTTCCTCACCCAGACATCGACTTACGCTTTAATAGCCTCTTAGACTTTGCTCTAGCTCTATAA
- a CDS encoding TlpA disulfide reductase family protein: MKTVFKTSVLFIALFIATSAKSQTIPKWKLADLQAAIKQTDKPTIFNFWATFCKPCIEEIPHFQEVVKKYEKEGVNLVFISLDLSDAYPSKIQSFAKKRNINNTITFLDETNADLFCPIVDTKWSGAIPASLFINNKTGYRKFFEDQLSKEQVEKEVLKMIQ; the protein is encoded by the coding sequence ATGAAAACAGTCTTTAAAACAAGCGTATTATTTATTGCACTCTTTATAGCTACTTCAGCTAAATCCCAGACCATTCCTAAATGGAAACTGGCCGATTTGCAGGCAGCTATCAAACAAACAGATAAACCTACCATTTTTAACTTCTGGGCTACCTTCTGTAAACCATGTATTGAAGAAATACCACACTTTCAGGAAGTAGTCAAAAAGTACGAAAAAGAAGGCGTTAACCTAGTATTTATAAGTTTGGATTTATCAGATGCATACCCAAGCAAGATCCAGTCCTTTGCAAAAAAACGCAATATCAACAATACCATTACTTTTCTGGATGAAACTAATGCCGACCTCTTTTGTCCCATTGTTGACACCAAATGGTCCGGCGCTATACCAGCTAGCTTGTTTATCAATAACAAAACTGGATATCGCAAGTTCTTTGAAGACCAGTTATCAAAAGAACAAGTAGAAAAAGAAGTCTTAAAAATGATCCAATAA
- a CDS encoding DUF4199 domain-containing protein — MDVFSTEQETPLVDFKREGIKIGIINGLFAMILMYGSYFMGMDTFMNQQYISAFLPYMIIVLLIAGFQLRKKNGGYLSFKEAIKFTFVSYVIAAVIIALGTYILFNLIDKDLTEKTFKLGIEKSRALMERMGASDDEVEKTIGKLEKQKAETGVQNIILGTGMELIWAFVKSLLISLVIRKEKPAFLQQ; from the coding sequence ATGGATGTTTTTTCCACAGAACAAGAGACTCCCCTTGTAGATTTTAAACGCGAGGGAATTAAAATTGGCATAATCAATGGCCTTTTTGCTATGATCCTGATGTATGGGAGCTATTTCATGGGTATGGATACATTCATGAACCAGCAATATATTAGCGCCTTCCTCCCTTATATGATTATCGTTCTTCTGATTGCTGGTTTCCAGCTACGGAAAAAGAACGGAGGCTATCTAAGTTTTAAAGAAGCAATTAAATTTACTTTTGTGTCATACGTAATTGCAGCAGTTATAATTGCCCTTGGCACATATATCCTTTTTAATTTGATTGATAAAGACTTGACAGAGAAAACATTTAAGTTGGGTATAGAAAAATCAAGAGCTCTAATGGAACGAATGGGTGCATCAGATGACGAAGTTGAAAAAACCATTGGTAAACTTGAAAAGCAAAAGGCTGAAACCGGCGTCCAAAACATTATCTTAGGAACTGGCATGGAGTTAATTTGGGCCTTTGTTAAAAGTTTATTGATCTCTTTGGTAATTAGGAAAGAAAAACCCGCTTTTTTACAACAATAA
- the mltG gene encoding endolytic transglycosylase MltG, with protein MKKVVFIVLAVLFLGVGIVAWMVIGPGTGFKEKKETLYIRTNAATKEAVLDSLVAHNIVKNQGVFNLLADRMDYWTTIKPGKYEIKKGSSVLNIIRMLRNGQQTPVNLVITKLRTKEDLARLVGSKFEFDSAAMMNYIQADLVNKGKADTNTALAFVLPDTYTFFWNTTPEKVFKKLSDETDKFWTAERKQKAESKGLTQVQAYTLASIVEEETNAQAEKGNIASVYLNRIKIGMPLQADPTVKFALKDFSLRRIYEKHTQAESPFNTYRNRGLPPGPICTPSKKTIDAVLNAPTTNYIYFVASPQFNGTHEFSTTYAEHMQKAKAYQQALNQRGI; from the coding sequence ATGAAAAAGGTTGTCTTTATTGTTTTAGCGGTATTGTTTTTAGGAGTCGGCATTGTTGCATGGATGGTAATCGGACCAGGAACAGGTTTTAAAGAAAAAAAAGAAACCTTATATATCAGAACAAATGCTGCTACTAAAGAGGCCGTATTAGATTCTTTAGTAGCCCATAATATTGTTAAGAATCAAGGGGTTTTTAACCTACTAGCAGATCGCATGGATTATTGGACCACTATTAAGCCTGGAAAATATGAAATCAAGAAAGGCAGCAGCGTTCTAAATATTATCCGTATGCTGAGAAATGGCCAACAAACACCTGTAAATCTGGTCATTACCAAACTGCGTACAAAAGAAGATCTGGCGCGTTTAGTGGGAAGCAAATTTGAATTTGACTCCGCAGCTATGATGAATTATATCCAGGCCGATTTAGTAAATAAAGGAAAAGCTGACACCAATACAGCACTAGCTTTTGTATTGCCTGATACCTACACATTCTTTTGGAATACAACACCTGAAAAAGTATTTAAAAAGCTTTCAGACGAAACGGACAAATTCTGGACTGCTGAAAGGAAGCAGAAAGCAGAATCAAAAGGTTTAACGCAAGTTCAAGCTTATACATTAGCATCAATTGTTGAAGAAGAAACAAACGCTCAGGCTGAAAAAGGAAATATTGCAAGTGTTTATTTGAACCGCATTAAAATAGGAATGCCTTTACAAGCTGATCCAACAGTAAAATTTGCATTAAAAGATTTTAGTTTGCGTCGCATATACGAAAAGCACACACAGGCAGAATCACCATTTAATACCTATAGAAACCGTGGACTTCCTCCCGGCCCAATTTGTACTCCATCGAAAAAGACAATAGATGCAGTATTAAATGCGCCAACCACTAACTACATTTACTTTGTAGCCAGTCCGCAGTTCAATGGAACGCATGAATTTAGTACTACTTATGCTGAGCATATGCAAAAAGCTAAAGCGTATCAACAAGCACTTAATCAAAGAGGAATATAA